AATACAATGCTCACAAAACTCTAAGTTGCAAGCATTTACCCCTTTCAACAATTTTTGATCTAATAAAGTTTTCAAGGATTTTCCTCCAGCATGTCCCAAGCGCATATGCTATAGCCTGGTCATTTCTGCCTCCTTTTCGTCACTGGATGTTGTTGCCGCTGTTCCAATTACTATCTTGATAGTGgtacatattattatttcttcgAATCGCATTCATTACCACCAGTGCATTGGAGCATATTATCATTGCCCCATTATCTGCAACGATTTTGAACCCCTTTGATTCTAGGGATCCTACAGAAATaaaatttttcttcaaattcgATATGTATCGAACATCTGTTAATGTTCTGCTCAATCCATCATGATTCCTTAATCGGATTTAACCAACACCATAAGCAATAAGAGGATTATTATTTGCGGTGTGAATAACTCCACACTGCTTCTTGTAAATCAACAAACCAGTTTCGATTGGGACACATATGATAGCTACAATCTGAGTTCATCAACCATACATCAGATGATTTGAATGACTCTGTTGTAACCAACGAGAAATCAAAGTCATCACAATCAGCTACATTTGAATCTATGACGGTCTTTCCATTGTTTGGTTTGACCTTGCTTTTCAACTTTGGACAGTCTTTCTTTCAGTATCCCTTTTATCGGCAAAAGGCACATTCATCTTTGCTGAGTCTAGATCTTGATTTGGATCTTCCTTTCCTCGTTCTCATCTAATTTTGAGAACAACCTCTTACGAATAGTGCTTCTGCTTCTCTacctttttgtttttctctctttctttgttCGTAAACTATACAAGGCTGAACAAACTTCTTTGAAAGATACTTTATCATTCCCATGAAGTAGAGTAGATTCAAGGTACTCGAACTCATCGAAAAGTGAACTTAATAACATTAGGCCATTTCTCTATCAGTAAAAGTTACATTCATATTCTGCAAATCTGTCGCCAACTTATTAAAGCTGGTGATATGATCATTCCTTGTGCTACCGAAAATATATGTGAAGCGTAACAATCTCTTTTTCATGTAAAGTTTATTTTGACTgtttttcttcaagaatttcTCCTCCAGTGCATTCCACAATTTATTTGCAGAAGTTTCCTTTGTGTATAGATACTTTTGTTCTCTTGCAAGGTAAGATCGAATGGTACCGCAGACAACACGTTTGATAATTTTCCAATCTTTTACTCCTACACCGTTTGGCTTCTTTTCTTCTATGGTAATGTTTAGCCCTTGTTGAAAAAGAACATCAAGGACCTTGCCCTGCCACATTCCGAAATGTCCTGACTCATCAAAAATTTCAACTGCAAATTTCGCATTTGACACAATTCTTGTCATAAGCGAAGAAGCCAACGATGACGTATTATTAACATTCAATGTGGACTCATCATTTTTCGTGTATTTCATTTTTGCTACAAATACTATTTATTAGCTAACAATTGCAAAAggccaaaataaatattttctgatGTGAAAGTTCAGACTGTGTTGCAACTATAGAACATACTCAGATAAAACCTTGGCTCAGTTACCAATTGTTGCGAAAGTCGAATATATAAAGAGTGATCAAATCATAACTGCTATAACTAAATGCAGCTCATAAATAATAAATGAGACAACAATAAAAGGAACACGAGGAATTTACGAGGTTCAACAaaagtttattttcttttgcttaATCCTCTGATACAATCAACTAATATTTATTTCACTCCAAAAAAATACAAGTGAAATACTACAAGAGAGAATAAAAATCAAATACTTTAGAAGACGAGAAGGCAAGTGAGAAGCGTGTTTCAAATAAATCAAGAACCACTTATTTATAGAAATGAATTCTTATTCTTGATGTCATTCATGACATCACTATTTCTTTTTGATGTCATCTATGACATCACTATGTGTCAAAATGTCAATATTTAAGTTGTGAAACCAAATTATGatttaccaaactttcacctacAAAATTACTACCTTGACTTTTTATACCAATGAAGAATTATCTTCCTACcaaatattcaaattaattcatctagaatcttGTTAAATGCAACACTTTCAACATAAGAAACTCGAAGGAAGTAATGCAAAAACGACTGCTTAAGCATTTGAATAAGAAAGATTAATGCAAATGTAATGGTGTTAACTCTCACTACAGATCAACCTGTTTACAGATACATGCATCTTACCCTCAAACATTTTTCATCAATAATACAGACCAAACTTCACAGCAAGCTCACTGCCTGAGGTAGAGCCTTGGATCTTAGACATTTTCATTTTAACTAAGGCCTTTGGCCCTTACCCTGCTGCAAGTAGTGTTACCTGCCTAGTGTAGGGTAAGGGGAGTGTACACTATATGCAACTTTGCTCTTAGACTTCTGCAAAATGTTTCCACAGCTCAACTCCCGAAAGAGCAACCCTGTCATTGTGCCAAGTCTTGTTCTCACATCTTTCACTAGCTAACATGCAAAAACcttttttgaattcttccattttTGATATCCATTTTCTCTTCATAAGAATGTACTAGACTTAAGCACGACGAACCCATCTCTCTAGTCGAAGCTGTTTTAAAGGCGGACCAAGATTTGGCTTAGTCCTCTGGGGGCACTGCCATTTTCCTGTTGTTTCCAAAGCACTAGGATGGAAGTTGGTTGTTTCTGTGAGTACCTTTCTAGTCAAACCATGCTCGTGGCAATTTGATGCAACAGTGACTCCACTTAAAGGAGACTGAACTGCAGCTGGCGTTGGCAAAGGACTTTTGTTCTGCACCCGGCTATTCCTACTCTTTCTGGTTGATATAAAACCATTCTCTCCAAAGTTATTTATGTGATTTTCTTTGTCGGAGATTTCTGCAGCTTTCCGTTTGGATAACTTCTGCCTTAACACACTCATCTCCATCCTATTTTTAGATTGCACATCATCAGCAGGCTCAACACTATCTTCAGATTTCGAGCTGTTCTCTGCAGAATCCTTCCTGTGGATTGGATGTCTATATAATTTTTCACCTTCACAGCTTGAATGATCGTTGGTACAGGATACTTTGCAGTTAGCTTCTTGAGGAAAAATGGTCTCCAAGTGTTCTCCATCACTCTCTTTGAAGACCATGTCAATGTATCTTGGTGAACCACATTTGCTACTCTCCGTTGTCTTGTGATATAGAGTCTGTTGTGAAATCCTTTCATGAGACATTTCATTGGATACTCTTGTGTTCTTTGTCCCATCAGCCTCCTGATCCTTCAAAGTATACAAACATAAAGGAAATATCATCAAGGGAACTTGTGATAATATGGTAAGATAGACCTCAATTATGTAGCTGAAGTGTTAGATACCTTCTGTGCATGGTAGACACAATTGTATAACTAACAGAATCAGAGAAGAGATGGTTTATATGCATAGCTATCACCCAACTGACAATACCTCTAAGTTTCTAACCAACTAAAGCCAGAATAGATCTTTTAGTGTTTCTCcgtctttttattttatgttcaaCTACGTGATCCGTCATTGTAACCCAATGTGGCCATTTGGTAGCTAGTTAGAGTTAAGCAAGTATTagtaatgtagggattgattaTGAaggaatttatgtattatttaatGCAGGTATTAGTTATTACAACTTCTAtcctacataaaataatatataggttcctttataccttatacatgtattagttatgagGGTTTCTAAATTGCAAACGAAATACTGCATTAATTTTATACTTGAATAATTTACCACCTAACTAGCTACAAAACATGGTATGACTTATGCAAGATTTAATACCTACAGAACTTACCTTCAAATCAACTATCAAACGACCCTAATATTCTAGGTACTGACTCCTCCAGCCAAAAAGGTCTGCAATCTCAGACAAATAAAATCCACCTGTTTACTGATCTACAGCTTAAGGTTCGACGTTTGCCTCTAGTGTACATTCAATAAGTCTTGATTTCACAAAAAATTGGTGATGGAAAGGAGATAGAGAAGGGAAGTTGAAATATAAAACCAAGTATATCAAGAGTACCTTTGAGCCAGTTTGATGCTCGTACTTGTCATCATGAATAAAAGGAGTTCCTAATGAACTCCTCAAATTCTGAGGTTCCCTATTGCCACTATACCAATTTGTACACACTTTGTCATCTAATTCTTTCTCATGATCGGTAAGCATGAAATCTTGAACAGTATCCTCTTTAGGAGATTCATAAACATAGCTAGAGAACCAGTTCCGGATGTCTGGAGGCACTGATAAAACCCATACAGGAAAATGAAGATTAGCATCAATAAAAATTATCAGTGCCTGCTTAAAAAATGGAAACTCATACATTAGGAGGTGAAAGGATCACGCTTACCTGAAGCAAGTGAAATGTCATCTGAAGAGTCCACATCCTAAAGACACAACAAGTACACAAAATCATGGTTTAGGAAGAGAACACAGGAGAGACAATACAAAAAATATCCCAGTGCTACAGTGTGCCAAAAAGGGAACCCATTGGTGCATGACTTGATGTTTGTCAACCCATACAAGATTATGCAAATTTTCCTCACACAAAATTGCACATCTACTGGACTAATTTTGAGCTTTACAGACTATAGGGAACATGCTAATGAAACCTGTAGGAATAATTGGAGGAAATCGGAACATTCTTGTCCAAATCCACCACCAAGACGGAGCACGTTATAACAGACTCGGATTCCAATCAAAAGCTTGCACAATGGAAATCGaaacaacaaagaaaataaCTTGCCTGACCTACCCATTTGTTATCTGCAACAAAATTTGTACACTGCACAAGGTCCTTTGAAGCCACATCAACACCAGAAGACAAACTGTGGCTTTTCCCATTTGTTTGATTTTCAGCAGAATTATCTTGCTCCTTGTTGTTGCTGTCTGCTTTGCATCCTCTGGAGCTAGTATCCTCATTGAAACCAATGTCAATTGATTCAGGGACTCTAGTATCATCACTATCATCCAATAGGGAAGTTTCAGGCACAAAACTTGAGAAACAGTCCTTGGTATCTAAAGGCTCTGATAGCACTGACATAGGGACAGAAAGTCAGCTTCCTACGAATTTGATATGAGCTATTTTGATGCGCAAATTTAAGGGAAAGAGATGAACTAGCATCTTTAGTTTGTGGTCTAGTTTCACGGCATATATAAGGTTCTAAATTTCACTTCTTTTTACTGAGATGCTAAAAAATAACACTAGTAAGCAATACTTCATAGTAGTATGTAGAAGAGCCTAACTTACCAGAAGAAAATGAGACATTATCTGAAGCTCTCCAAACCTGTGAAACATCTAGTAAAGTTAATACTATTACAGAACTTAGAAAATAATATTCAGTAACAATCTACAATAATTACAACTTTAAAACTCCTGGTGACTACAAGTCTAAATTGAAGAAGCGGAAAGAAAAAATCTCTTCAATGTTGAGACTCTAATGCAAGAAGGATTTCTGAGTATAATCAAAGCTTATGATCACAGTGAACTGCATAGCTCAACAGACCTAATAATATCCCAGTAGCTTAAACTTTTAAACAAGGGAGttgatttttccttctttttaccCTTCCTCATGAGAGGGTTGATTCAATTcaacaaatttattattttttccataAATGTAAACGAAAAGGGGGAAATCTAAAGGTAAGGTTTAAGGGATAAGACTTGATGTTCAACTACCTTAATTGGAAGTTCGATATCTTCTTGTGAAGCAACATTCTCACCACAATGCAAGGAATCATCTTTCGCTCCTTTTCTGCCATATCCAGAATCAATATTTCTGGAACCATCATAAtcttgaaaatcatcaatccCACTCAAAACAGGCGATTCATATGCATAGCTCGAGAACCAATTTCCAATATGAAGAGGCTCTATTtgttaaaatgagaaaaaaaaacaattagaaAAACAAAAGATGGAACATTCTAGATGACTATTTGGAGAAATTATGCATACCAGAAGGAATCGACAGTGAGTCTACAGAATCCAACACCTGCAATTCAAAAGTTGCTCATTCAGTGAGaagtttcatttcctttttgttAGCAGAATAAAAAGCAATAAACTAGTGTTTGGCCATGGATTTTGCGAGTTTTAattacaaaacaaaaaaaaaatcaagtaaaaTGAATGTACAAAaacaatttataaattaaaaatttacaaaatCTATGATCAAACAGGAGCTTCCAGGATTACCTTGTTCGACATTTGGCAAgagaaataagaagaagaattcaaaaatgatgtttgaaaaatgagaaaagagaAGCTATGAGAATGAAATTTTCTGTCTACAAACTACAATGGCGCGTCtgttaaattttcaaaatcgtTATTTCCCGGGATAAATTTTTCATCTGACTGAAAAATCTCTATTTTATTGTGTGTTCAACTTTCGAAATTTCTATATTTCTCTTGTATTATCCACTTAGATGCAGAACTGGTCTACTAGTTTACCTTTATTACACTTCTATGCACATACAATGATATAAACACCACTTCGCCTTTCTAGTTTGATTTTAGTATCAAAATGGTCCCTAGCTTTGAAAAATAAAGTAACAATTGATATTCTTCAATTCAATTATAAAAAATCGCCTGTCCTTACTTGTTGTATGTAAGTCAAAATGTCGTGCTGAGTAAACATAATTAGCACAGAAGGAGGCATTTGGCTATGCAACTTTTTCCCCGAACAACTTTACTTGGGTCTAATGCCAAAGTGTTTGGAAATATTTTTGGGTTTATAATTTTTAAGATTAAGATATTTAAACattgaatattaaaatattgtatCAAGATTTCAATAcgaaatgataaaaatatttttttctcaaaaatttgtatttatgaaaaaattaataaatattaaattttcaaatgaaaTATTAGTTGATCCAATATTATAGcaacaaaataatactttaAAAAAACACAATTTTACAATTTAGAATAATTATACTTTTTGTTTCGTTTAACAATGATGTATATTTGGTTTTTTTGTTAACAAATTGAAGGGGGGAGGGCGGGGAATtctaaaattgaattttttaatttcaaaaatatcacGTGGCTTTAAAAAATTACTCCACCCATTTTTTTATAATCTAAACCCAACCCAACTAAAAATCAGATGCGGATCTAGGATTTGAAGGTTACGGGTGCCATATATTTTAAATAGAATAAACTGATCAGTTCCTTCAATTTTGGGTTATAATTCTGAGTTATCTATTTTTTCGATTTTTATAAACAAATCGATCAAATATGCATATTTAGTAACTGTTTTTTCTAGATAttctaatattaaaaatatatacctACGTAGTTTTTTTTTAGGAATGAGAGACCTTATTCTataaaactttgagaaaacaaGAGATTTTCCACGTTAAAAATTCGAACTTGTATAAATCATCTAATTAAATACCATAgagttgagaaaaaaataaaaaattgtaacTTCAACCCAGTTATCTTCACTTAATGTGAATGTCGGTAAAAGATTGAAAGAACCTTTAAATTCAAAAGCTCTAATATAATAATATCCatcatttttaaaacttatttttaaaaaaatactatttaaatatatttctatTAATAGTTATGTGTcgttcaaaa
This Solanum dulcamara chromosome 8, daSolDulc1.2, whole genome shotgun sequence DNA region includes the following protein-coding sequences:
- the LOC129899947 gene encoding uncharacterized protein LOC129899947, whose protein sequence is MSNKVLDSVDSLSIPSEPLHIGNWFSSYAYESPVLSGIDDFQDYDGSRNIDSGYGRKGAKDDSLHCGENVASQEDIELPIKVWRASDNVSFSSVLSEPLDTKDCFSSFVPETSLLDDSDDTRVPESIDIGFNEDTSSRGCKADSNNKEQDNSAENQTNGKSHSLSSGVDVASKDLVQCTNFVADNKWDVDSSDDISLASVPPDIRNWFSSYVYESPKEDTVQDFMLTDHEKELDDKVCTNWYSGNREPQNLRSSLGTPFIHDDKYEHQTGSKDQEADGTKNTRVSNEMSHERISQQTLYHKTTESSKCGSPRYIDMVFKESDGEHLETIFPQEANCKVSCTNDHSSCEGEKLYRHPIHRKDSAENSSKSEDSVEPADDVQSKNRMEMSVLRQKLSKRKAAEISDKENHINNFGENGFISTRKSRNSRVQNKSPLPTPAAVQSPLSGVTVASNCHEHGLTRKVLTETTNFHPSALETTGKWQCPQRTKPNLGPPLKQLRLERWVRRA